A section of the Amycolatopsis sp. AA4 genome encodes:
- a CDS encoding prolyl oligopeptidase family protein, with product MDHETGTPGSWPDPRRTARLDGMTVEDPYLWLEDVTGDEALEWVRSRNAETLDALTASERFGQLRDSIREVLDAGGRIPYVVRRGTHYYNFWQDADHPRGLWRRTTLEQYRTAEPDWEILLDVDALAAAEDENWVWKGAAVLRPGHRLGLVQLSRGGADATVVREFDLDAHEFVEGGYTLPEAKHRIGWIDADRVYIGTDFGPGSLTTSGYPRLVKEWRRGTPIEEATLVAEGKPDDVAMMAYHDPTEGFERDFVRRAIDFYRTEHFERTPSGLTKLDLPEDVEVSTHREWLLVHPRSAWSVGGVEHPAGTLLAIDYDAFKAGERDFTALFTPDAHTSLDYYTWTRNHLLLATLHDVKSELRVLTPGPDGWAEAELGGAPEFGSAQIVDTEPDVDDEYLVDSSSYVQPSTLTRGVVGGDVEVLKQAPEFFDATGIEVSQYFATSDDGTKIPYFVVRPPGAENGPTLLYGYGGFEVSLTPSYGGVIGRAWLSRGGTYVVANIRGGGEYGPEWHMQAVKENRYKAYQDFAAVARDLVARGITTKERLGIQGGSNGGLLMGVMLTSYPELFGAIVCQVPLLDMKRYHLLPAGASWMAEWGDPDVPEEWEYISKYSPYEKVSADGDYPPILVVTSTRDDRVHPGHARKMVARMREQGHDVEYFENIEGGHGAAADNEQLAFRSAVAYEFLWSKLS from the coding sequence CTGGATCACGAAACGGGAACGCCGGGCTCCTGGCCTGATCCGCGACGGACAGCGAGACTGGACGGCATGACTGTCGAAGATCCGTACCTGTGGCTGGAAGACGTGACGGGCGACGAGGCGCTCGAATGGGTCCGTTCGCGCAACGCGGAGACGCTGGACGCGCTCACCGCGAGCGAGAGGTTCGGGCAGCTGCGGGACTCGATCCGCGAGGTGCTCGACGCGGGCGGGCGGATCCCGTACGTCGTGCGCCGGGGAACGCACTACTACAACTTCTGGCAGGACGCCGACCACCCGCGCGGGCTGTGGCGGCGCACCACGCTGGAGCAGTACCGCACCGCCGAACCGGACTGGGAAATCCTGCTCGACGTCGACGCGCTGGCCGCGGCCGAGGACGAGAACTGGGTTTGGAAGGGCGCCGCGGTGCTGCGTCCCGGGCACCGGCTCGGCCTGGTCCAGCTGTCGCGCGGCGGCGCGGACGCGACCGTCGTGCGCGAGTTCGACCTCGACGCGCACGAGTTCGTGGAGGGCGGTTACACCCTGCCGGAGGCGAAGCACCGGATCGGGTGGATCGACGCCGACCGGGTGTACATCGGAACGGACTTCGGCCCGGGCTCGCTCACCACGTCCGGCTATCCGCGGCTGGTGAAGGAATGGCGGCGCGGCACCCCGATCGAGGAAGCGACGCTGGTCGCCGAGGGCAAACCGGACGACGTCGCGATGATGGCGTACCACGACCCGACCGAGGGCTTCGAACGCGATTTCGTGCGCCGGGCGATCGACTTCTACCGCACCGAGCACTTCGAGCGGACGCCGTCCGGACTGACCAAACTGGACCTGCCCGAGGACGTCGAGGTGTCCACGCACCGCGAATGGCTGCTCGTGCACCCGCGCAGCGCGTGGTCCGTCGGCGGCGTCGAGCACCCCGCGGGCACGCTGCTCGCGATCGACTACGACGCGTTCAAGGCGGGCGAGCGCGACTTCACCGCGCTGTTCACCCCGGACGCGCACACCTCGCTGGACTACTACACGTGGACCCGCAACCACCTCCTGCTCGCGACGCTGCACGACGTCAAGTCCGAGCTGCGCGTGCTGACGCCGGGTCCGGACGGCTGGGCCGAGGCGGAACTGGGCGGTGCGCCGGAATTCGGCAGCGCGCAGATCGTCGACACCGAACCGGACGTCGACGACGAGTACCTCGTGGACTCCTCCAGCTACGTCCAGCCGTCCACGCTCACCCGCGGCGTCGTCGGCGGCGACGTCGAGGTGCTGAAGCAGGCTCCGGAGTTCTTCGACGCGACCGGGATCGAAGTCAGCCAGTACTTCGCGACGTCGGACGACGGCACGAAGATCCCGTACTTCGTGGTCCGCCCGCCCGGCGCGGAAAACGGGCCCACGCTGCTGTACGGCTACGGCGGTTTCGAGGTTTCGCTGACCCCTTCGTACGGCGGGGTCATCGGCCGGGCCTGGCTGTCGCGCGGCGGCACGTACGTGGTCGCGAACATCCGCGGCGGCGGCGAGTACGGCCCGGAATGGCATATGCAGGCGGTGAAAGAGAACCGGTACAAGGCGTACCAGGACTTCGCCGCGGTCGCGCGCGATCTCGTCGCGCGGGGCATCACGACGAAGGAACGGCTCGGCATCCAGGGCGGCAGCAACGGCGGGCTGCTGATGGGCGTCATGCTCACCAGCTACCCGGAGCTGTTCGGCGCGATCGTGTGCCAGGTGCCGTTGCTCGACATGAAGCGCTACCACCTGTTGCCGGCCGGGGCGTCGTGGATGGCCGAATGGGGTGACCCGGACGTTCCGGAAGAGTGGGAGTACATCTCGAAGTACTCGCCGTACGAGAAGGTTTCGGCGGACGGCGACTATCCGCCGATCCTGGTCGTCACCTCCACCCGCGACGACCGCGTGCATCCCGGGCACGCGCGCAAGATGGTCGCGCGGATGCGGGAACAGGGCCACGACGTGGAGTACTTCGAGAACATCGAAGGCGGCCACGGAGCGGCGGCGGACAACGAACAGCTCGCGTTCCGTTCGGCCGTCGCGTACGAATTCCTCTGGTCGAAGCTTTCCTAG
- a CDS encoding neutral zinc metallopeptidase — MTYHAGGPWPPPAPQPPPPRRKPGKALGAVAAAAIVAVTLALMAAVPHELSGHAIAAPDADAMPDRQDAKPVRKLSGNPLLADGVALGRVACDLPDLSRDAEQLKTFYTALVGCLKQAWQPALDKADEPNLPVKVSVTLPKTSACGNAPSKNEAVAYYCGGDATIYAPTEWMLSDAGLSRARHLATLAHEYGHHVQRESGILDAASTEMGSPEPSSDADKAVVRRIELQANCFGALFLNAAADRGSISRATANAAVADYGRADDSGDHGTRANQLAWAKAGYTGAGPAACDTWSAPADKVS, encoded by the coding sequence ATGACGTATCACGCCGGAGGCCCGTGGCCTCCGCCCGCGCCGCAGCCACCGCCGCCGCGCCGGAAACCGGGCAAAGCGCTGGGCGCGGTCGCCGCGGCGGCCATTGTCGCGGTCACGCTCGCGCTGATGGCCGCGGTGCCGCACGAGCTGTCCGGGCACGCGATCGCGGCCCCGGACGCCGACGCGATGCCGGATCGCCAGGACGCGAAACCAGTGCGCAAGCTGAGCGGCAATCCGCTGCTGGCCGACGGGGTCGCGCTCGGTCGCGTGGCGTGCGACCTGCCGGACCTGAGCCGCGACGCGGAGCAGCTCAAGACCTTCTACACGGCGCTCGTGGGCTGTTTGAAGCAGGCGTGGCAGCCCGCGCTGGACAAGGCGGACGAGCCGAACCTGCCGGTCAAGGTGTCGGTCACGCTGCCGAAGACCAGCGCGTGCGGCAACGCGCCGTCCAAGAACGAAGCGGTCGCGTACTACTGCGGCGGCGACGCCACCATCTACGCGCCTACCGAGTGGATGCTGTCGGACGCCGGGCTGAGCCGGGCGCGGCACCTGGCGACGCTTGCGCACGAGTACGGCCATCACGTCCAGCGCGAGAGCGGCATCCTCGACGCGGCGAGCACGGAGATGGGTTCGCCGGAGCCGAGCAGCGACGCGGACAAGGCGGTCGTACGCCGGATCGAACTGCAGGCGAACTGCTTCGGCGCGCTGTTCCTCAACGCCGCGGCGGACCGCGGTTCGATCAGCCGGGCCACCGCGAACGCCGCCGTCGCCGACTACGGCCGCGCCGACGACAGCGGCGACCACGGCACCCGCGCGAACCAGCTGGCCTGGGCGAAGGCCGGGTACACCGGAGCCGGCCCGGCCGCCTGCGACACCTGGTCGGCCCCGGCGGACAAGGTCAGCTGA
- a CDS encoding TIGR03086 family metal-binding protein translates to MTTFDLDRQSLLVLDPIVSKLTPADLDRPTPCAGWTLADLLRHQVSENHAFAEAARNGSAKDWDSGQLGEDPYAAYAASVTDYLAAYGEADVAERQIAINTFGTFPGTVAIAMHLVDTVAHGWDIAKTLDVAYDPVPEAVHAALQFALMIPTDPEERVERGTFAPVVPVSTDESELDQFLGLLGRDPQWRVS, encoded by the coding sequence ATGACCACGTTCGACCTCGACCGGCAGTCCCTGCTCGTCCTCGACCCGATCGTCTCGAAGCTCACCCCGGCGGATCTCGACCGGCCCACGCCGTGCGCTGGCTGGACGCTCGCCGACCTGCTCCGCCACCAAGTCAGCGAAAACCACGCCTTCGCCGAAGCCGCGCGCAACGGCTCCGCGAAGGACTGGGACAGCGGTCAGCTCGGCGAAGACCCGTACGCCGCGTACGCAGCTTCGGTGACCGACTACCTCGCCGCGTACGGCGAAGCCGACGTCGCGGAACGCCAGATCGCCATCAACACCTTCGGCACCTTCCCGGGCACAGTCGCGATCGCGATGCACCTCGTCGACACCGTCGCGCACGGCTGGGATATCGCCAAGACCCTCGACGTCGCCTACGACCCGGTGCCCGAAGCAGTGCACGCCGCGCTGCAGTTCGCCCTCATGATCCCGACCGATCCGGAGGAACGCGTCGAGCGCGGGACCTTCGCGCCGGTGGTGCCCGTCAGCACCGACGAAAGCGAACTGGACCAGTTCCTCGGCCTGCTGGGCCGCGACCCGCAGTGGCGCGTCAGCTGA
- a CDS encoding PLP-dependent aminotransferase family protein, with product MDLHLDLSGTRGHRDEIYRQIREAVLDGRLRDGDVLPPTRELAHRLAVSRTTVTAAYERLTAEGFLTGRVGAGTYVRAGAAPRPAEPAGPAEGVQPRPEWTDVPAPPKAFTTAPEFDFRAGVPDVRLFPFDTWRRLTTQALRSSRAELMTYGEPQGDPRLRTELARHLAVSRNVRVHPDHLVITSGAQQTIDLVARVLLRPGDLAAVEDPGYPPPRLLLGTLGVRVAPVPVDDEGLVVDAIPPGTRLVHVTPSHQYPLGVAMSPSRRRALLDWAEDNGAVVVEDDYDTEFRYSGRPLEPLHSLDSHGRVVYVGSFSKVLSPALRLGFLAAPPALAEAIVKAKYLADWHSPGIEQAVVAAFLAEGGFARHVRRMRGIYRARHDLLVVRLRAEFGDVLEPVPASAGLHLSASADRDLRGFARKASEAGVRLFSLGDFSVSARRHGLLFGYGAIAAEEIGPGLARLRRVFDGGTRYHERTRPAGLSQSAAGP from the coding sequence GTGGACCTGCACCTCGACCTGTCCGGCACCCGCGGCCATCGTGACGAGATCTACCGCCAGATCCGCGAAGCGGTGCTCGACGGGCGGCTGCGCGACGGCGACGTGCTGCCGCCGACCCGGGAACTGGCGCACCGGCTGGCCGTTTCGCGCACCACCGTCACCGCGGCGTACGAACGCCTCACCGCGGAAGGATTCCTCACCGGACGGGTCGGAGCGGGTACCTACGTGCGGGCCGGCGCCGCGCCCCGGCCCGCCGAACCGGCGGGGCCCGCGGAGGGCGTCCAGCCGCGTCCAGAGTGGACAGACGTGCCCGCGCCGCCGAAAGCGTTCACCACCGCGCCGGAGTTCGATTTCCGTGCCGGGGTGCCGGATGTGCGGCTGTTTCCGTTCGACACCTGGCGACGGCTGACGACCCAGGCGTTGCGCAGTTCCCGCGCGGAGCTGATGACGTACGGCGAACCGCAAGGCGATCCCCGGCTGCGGACCGAACTCGCGCGGCACCTCGCGGTGTCCCGGAACGTTCGCGTGCACCCGGACCACCTCGTGATCACTTCGGGCGCGCAGCAGACGATCGACCTCGTCGCGCGAGTCCTGTTGCGGCCCGGCGACCTGGCCGCGGTCGAGGATCCCGGCTACCCGCCGCCGCGGTTGCTCCTGGGCACGCTCGGGGTGCGCGTCGCGCCGGTCCCGGTGGACGACGAGGGCCTCGTGGTCGACGCGATTCCGCCCGGCACGCGGCTGGTGCACGTGACGCCGTCGCACCAGTACCCGCTCGGGGTCGCGATGTCGCCGTCTCGCCGGCGAGCGCTGCTGGACTGGGCCGAGGACAACGGAGCGGTCGTGGTCGAGGACGACTACGACACCGAGTTCCGCTACTCCGGGCGACCGCTGGAACCGTTGCACAGCTTGGATTCCCACGGCCGGGTGGTCTACGTCGGCTCGTTCTCGAAGGTCCTGTCGCCCGCGCTGCGACTGGGTTTCCTCGCCGCGCCGCCCGCTCTCGCCGAGGCGATCGTGAAGGCGAAATACCTCGCCGACTGGCATTCCCCGGGCATCGAGCAAGCGGTGGTCGCGGCGTTCCTCGCCGAAGGCGGGTTCGCCCGGCACGTCCGCCGGATGCGCGGTATCTACCGCGCCCGGCACGACCTCCTCGTCGTCCGCCTCCGGGCCGAATTCGGCGACGTGCTGGAACCGGTTCCCGCGTCGGCGGGGCTGCACCTGAGCGCGTCGGCGGACCGGGATCTGCGCGGCTTCGCGCGGAAGGCGTCCGAGGCGGGCGTCCGGCTGTTCTCGCTCGGCGATTTCTCCGTGTCGGCACGGCGGCACGGGCTGCTGTTCGGCTACGGCGCGATCGCGGCGGAGGAGATCGGGCCCGGCCTCGCCCGGTTGCGCCGGGTGTTCGACGGAGGAACGCGTTACCACGAACGGACGCGTCCCGCTGGACTTTCGCAGTCGGCGGCGGGGCCCTAA
- a CDS encoding CBS domain-containing protein, translated as MRIADVLQRKGATVATVSPGTTVAELLAGLARHNVGAMVVVDAEGGIAGIVSERDVVRKLNDHGPAVLEGPVADIMTTMVASCTPDDPVDRLSVVMTERRIRHVPVLDGGRLAGIVSIGDVVKIRMEQLEQSQEQLEAYISQG; from the coding sequence ATGCGGATCGCGGATGTGCTTCAGCGCAAGGGCGCGACGGTCGCCACTGTGTCGCCGGGGACGACGGTCGCCGAGCTGCTGGCGGGACTCGCCCGGCACAACGTCGGCGCGATGGTCGTCGTGGACGCCGAAGGCGGGATCGCCGGGATCGTGTCCGAACGCGACGTCGTGCGCAAGCTCAACGACCACGGTCCCGCGGTCCTCGAAGGGCCGGTCGCGGACATCATGACCACCATGGTCGCCAGCTGCACCCCGGACGATCCGGTGGACCGGCTCAGCGTCGTGATGACCGAACGGCGGATCCGGCACGTGCCGGTGCTCGACGGCGGGCGCCTCGCCGGCATCGTGAGCATCGGCGACGTGGTGAAGATCCGGATGGAGCAGCTGGAACAGAGCCAGGAACAGCTGGAGGCCTACATCTCCCAGGGCTGA
- a CDS encoding DUF4139 domain-containing protein, with product MDAPIVTVTVYPQHARVTRRCQVTPADGSRVEITGLPLSLDAASVRVSGAGDALVTGVDVAYAQHAAPADPTLRALVEQRREAQATVDEVADDESAAAARVDLLTGVSRRSGASFAKALAGGDAEPARVQEVSEALSTQLAVALKERRALATRLERLREDLAALDRQIETRSTQSEQDSSTIVVELESPATAEIELSYVVPGARWEPGYDVRVRGTDVTVTSYGLVSQHTGEDWPECELTLSTARPANTVVIPELQPWYLDRQQPERRSMMPPAPAAMAAYGGAAPAGRDGFAAHVAEVEQGATAVTFRPARPVAIPSGAQGHRTTLAQLDFTAELDYVTAPTQAEEAYLRAKVVNTGEHTLRAGRAAVFHEAEFVGSTHLELWAPGEERELALGVDDRIRVERELVKRSASKATFSAQRRREADYLTTVTNHSPREAVVAVLDQAPVSRDDAITVRDLRLSPEPVERTELGQFTWRLTIAPGASATVSLGYRVDVAKGVELSGWRE from the coding sequence ATGGACGCACCGATAGTCACGGTCACGGTCTATCCGCAGCACGCGCGCGTCACCCGCCGCTGTCAGGTCACTCCGGCCGACGGGTCCCGCGTAGAGATCACCGGTCTCCCCCTGTCGCTCGACGCTGCTTCGGTGCGTGTGAGCGGCGCGGGCGACGCGTTGGTCACGGGCGTCGACGTCGCGTACGCACAACACGCCGCGCCCGCGGACCCGACGCTGCGCGCGCTCGTGGAGCAGCGTCGCGAGGCACAAGCGACTGTCGACGAAGTCGCGGACGACGAGAGCGCAGCAGCAGCGCGCGTCGATCTGTTGACCGGCGTGTCGCGACGCAGCGGAGCAAGCTTCGCGAAAGCGTTGGCTGGCGGCGACGCGGAACCGGCGCGCGTCCAGGAAGTGAGCGAAGCGCTCAGCACGCAGTTAGCCGTGGCGCTCAAGGAACGTCGCGCGCTCGCCACGAGGCTGGAGCGGTTGCGCGAAGACCTCGCCGCGCTCGACCGGCAGATCGAAACGCGCAGCACACAGTCCGAACAGGACAGTTCAACCATCGTGGTGGAGCTGGAATCCCCAGCCACCGCCGAAATCGAACTGTCCTATGTGGTCCCCGGCGCGCGCTGGGAACCGGGCTACGACGTCCGCGTACGCGGCACCGACGTCACCGTCACCTCCTACGGGCTGGTCAGCCAGCACACCGGCGAGGACTGGCCGGAATGCGAGCTGACGCTGTCCACCGCGCGCCCGGCGAACACCGTCGTGATCCCGGAACTCCAGCCCTGGTACCTGGATCGACAGCAACCGGAGCGCCGCTCGATGATGCCGCCCGCGCCCGCCGCGATGGCGGCGTACGGCGGTGCCGCGCCCGCAGGTCGGGACGGCTTCGCCGCGCACGTCGCCGAAGTCGAGCAAGGCGCCACCGCGGTCACCTTCCGCCCCGCCCGCCCGGTCGCGATCCCGTCCGGCGCGCAAGGCCACCGGACCACGCTCGCCCAGCTGGACTTCACCGCTGAGCTGGATTACGTCACCGCGCCGACGCAGGCCGAAGAGGCATATCTGCGCGCGAAGGTGGTCAACACCGGCGAGCACACGCTCCGCGCCGGTCGCGCCGCGGTGTTCCACGAAGCCGAATTCGTCGGCAGCACGCACCTGGAACTGTGGGCACCGGGCGAGGAACGCGAACTCGCGCTCGGCGTCGACGACCGGATCCGCGTCGAGCGAGAACTGGTCAAGCGCAGTGCCAGCAAGGCGACCTTCTCCGCGCAACGCCGCCGCGAAGCCGACTACCTGACCACGGTGACCAACCACAGCCCGCGCGAAGCCGTCGTGGCCGTGCTCGACCAAGCCCCGGTCTCGCGGGACGACGCGATCACCGTAAGAGACCTGCGGCTCAGCCCGGAGCCGGTCGAGCGCACCGAACTGGGCCAGTTCACCTGGCGGCTCACGATCGCGCCCGGGGCGTCCGCGACGGTTTCGCTCGGCTACCGGGTGGACGTCGCGAAGGGCGTCGAACTCAGCGGCTGGCGCGAGTGA
- a CDS encoding Xaa-Pro dipeptidyl-peptidase, which translates to MATLSVPAVAEAASPPAPVFTDGQAQPVFDPADVIREDVWVTAPVDSDHDGKPDLVHAQVVRPRATEQGMKVPVVYEASPYFAGGNDVPNHNVDTELYVPGPHVASPIGWSYQNYFTARGFAVVYGESLGTGLSTGCPTTGDVNETIGARSVVDWLNGRASAHDQAGAPVTASWSTGKTGMMGVSYNGTLPNAVASTGVEGLETIVPIAAISSWYGYYRNAGAVVAPGGYQGEDTDVLAGYVYSRADQQICRPVIDGLTAAQDRVTGDYSQFWDVRNYRNDVGKVHASVLAVHGLNDWNVKTEQVATWYEALKKHGVEHKIWLHQSGHADPISLRRDVWLTTLNKWMSHYLYGVDNGIEREPKATIQREDKTWVDEAEWPAPGTSDVELHPWPGGRSTGALDRHPVPGRPTVESLADDASKKIEQLADAASSGNRLRYRTSAATAPVRLSGTAKAELRLSFDRPAANVTAVLLDRAPDGTSHVISRGWTDPQNRISPSVTSPITPGQRYRIEVSLMPKDYVVAAGHRLEFVLASSDHDFTLRPQPGAGLSLDLTGTTVTLPIVGGKKAFYSAIPAR; encoded by the coding sequence GTGGCCACGTTGTCCGTGCCCGCGGTCGCTGAAGCGGCTTCGCCGCCCGCGCCGGTTTTCACCGACGGCCAAGCACAGCCGGTCTTCGATCCGGCTGACGTCATCCGCGAGGACGTCTGGGTCACCGCGCCCGTCGACAGCGACCACGACGGCAAGCCTGACCTCGTACACGCGCAGGTGGTGCGTCCGCGCGCCACGGAGCAGGGCATGAAGGTGCCCGTCGTGTACGAAGCGAGCCCGTATTTCGCGGGCGGCAACGACGTACCGAACCACAACGTCGACACCGAGCTGTACGTGCCTGGCCCGCACGTCGCGTCGCCGATCGGCTGGAGCTACCAGAATTACTTCACCGCGCGCGGATTCGCTGTCGTGTACGGCGAATCGCTCGGCACCGGCTTGTCCACCGGCTGTCCGACGACCGGCGACGTGAACGAGACGATCGGCGCGCGCTCGGTGGTCGACTGGCTGAACGGCCGCGCTTCCGCGCACGACCAGGCCGGAGCGCCCGTCACGGCGAGCTGGAGCACCGGGAAGACCGGCATGATGGGCGTGTCGTACAACGGCACGCTGCCCAACGCGGTCGCCAGCACCGGCGTCGAAGGGCTCGAAACGATCGTGCCGATCGCTGCCATTTCGAGCTGGTACGGCTACTACCGCAATGCCGGCGCGGTCGTGGCTCCCGGCGGATACCAGGGCGAGGACACGGACGTGCTCGCCGGCTACGTCTACTCGCGCGCTGACCAGCAGATCTGCCGTCCGGTCATCGACGGTCTCACTGCCGCGCAAGACCGCGTGACGGGGGACTACAGCCAGTTCTGGGACGTGCGGAACTACCGCAACGACGTCGGCAAGGTGCACGCGTCGGTGCTCGCGGTGCATGGTCTGAACGACTGGAACGTGAAGACCGAGCAGGTCGCGACGTGGTACGAAGCGCTGAAGAAGCACGGCGTCGAGCACAAGATCTGGCTGCACCAATCCGGCCACGCGGACCCGATTTCGCTGCGCCGCGACGTCTGGCTCACGACGTTGAACAAGTGGATGTCGCACTATCTCTACGGGGTCGACAACGGGATCGAGCGCGAGCCGAAGGCGACCATCCAGCGCGAGGACAAAACGTGGGTCGACGAGGCCGAATGGCCCGCCCCGGGCACCTCGGACGTCGAACTGCACCCGTGGCCGGGCGGACGTTCGACCGGGGCGCTCGACCGGCACCCGGTGCCCGGCCGTCCGACCGTCGAATCGCTGGCCGACGACGCGAGCAAGAAGATCGAACAGCTCGCCGACGCGGCGTCGTCCGGGAACCGCTTGCGCTACCGCACTTCCGCGGCCACGGCGCCGGTCCGGCTGTCGGGCACGGCGAAAGCCGAACTGCGGCTGTCGTTCGACCGCCCGGCCGCGAACGTCACCGCGGTGCTGCTGGACCGGGCGCCGGACGGCACCTCGCACGTGATCAGCCGCGGCTGGACGGATCCGCAGAACCGGATCAGCCCGTCGGTCACGTCGCCGATCACCCCCGGACAGCGGTACCGCATCGAGGTTTCGCTGATGCCGAAGGACTACGTCGTGGCCGCCGGGCATCGCCTGGAGTTCGTGCTGGCCTCCAGCGACCACGACTTCACGCTGCGGCCGCAGCCGGGCGCCGGGCTGTCGCTCGATCTGACCGGGACGACGGTGACGTTGCCGATCGTCGGCGGGAAGAAGGCGTTCTACTCGGCGATCCCGGCGCGGTAG
- a CDS encoding response regulator transcription factor, with product MTLRAVLADDQAVVREGLVTLLGLLPGIEVVGAAADGVQALELVAEHQPDVLLVDLRMPNRDGVETTELVRAQHPKTEVVVLTTYADDDSLLAALKAGARGFLTKDTDAEAIARALRSAAAGQSTVDGELQRRLVAAATSRAPVRTKELEGLTAREVEVLRLIAAGLSNTEIARTLVVSEATVKTHVNHLFSKAGLRDRAQAVAFAYRAGIAE from the coding sequence GTGACGCTGCGCGCGGTGCTAGCCGACGACCAGGCTGTAGTGCGCGAAGGGCTCGTCACGCTCCTCGGGTTGCTGCCTGGCATCGAGGTGGTCGGCGCGGCCGCAGACGGCGTACAGGCTCTCGAACTTGTCGCGGAGCACCAGCCGGACGTACTGCTCGTCGACCTGCGCATGCCCAACCGCGACGGCGTCGAGACGACCGAACTGGTTCGCGCGCAGCATCCGAAGACCGAGGTAGTCGTCCTCACCACGTACGCCGACGACGACTCCCTGCTCGCCGCGCTCAAAGCCGGTGCCCGCGGCTTCCTCACCAAGGACACCGATGCCGAAGCGATCGCCCGCGCGCTCCGCTCAGCGGCGGCTGGCCAGTCCACTGTGGACGGCGAGCTTCAGCGACGGCTGGTGGCCGCCGCGACCAGCCGCGCGCCGGTGCGCACGAAGGAGCTGGAAGGCCTCACCGCGCGCGAAGTCGAGGTGTTGCGGCTGATCGCCGCCGGTCTGTCGAACACGGAGATCGCGCGCACCCTCGTGGTCAGCGAGGCGACGGTGAAAACGCACGTCAATCACCTGTTCTCCAAGGCCGGTCTGCGCGACCGCGCCCAGGCCGTCGCCTTCGCCTACCGCGCCGGGATCGCCGAGTAG
- a CDS encoding sensor histidine kinase has protein sequence MGTPAASLARARRRFEGADWVRWGVLAVPPLFAIPKAHAWTWPLIGLILVLSVPALWLTRESKPRWLMPATMIAVVTAAGALWILQPSSWTSTTMFGAAFYTLRVSGRLAAGIALALASAAILVWSIRYDLDWLNAVALFAILVVMVLLAANRRSRAERLEQTELALARAQTASEEHARAAALAERARIARELHDVLAHSLAGLALNLQGARLMLVRDGASEESLAQIERAQKLATDGLAEARKAVAALREDAVPVERAVSDLLAAYRLDTGSRADLTIEGEPRELDAAVGTTLVRAVQEALANSRKHAQGPAVDVTVAFDNDKVDLTIIDHQGRRPPEPPSPGYGLRGMGERVALLNGKLECGPGEDGWRIQLTVPA, from the coding sequence ATGGGCACACCGGCGGCCTCGCTCGCCAGGGCGCGGCGGCGGTTCGAGGGCGCCGACTGGGTGCGCTGGGGCGTGCTCGCCGTGCCGCCCCTGTTCGCGATCCCGAAAGCGCACGCCTGGACGTGGCCGCTGATCGGGCTGATCCTCGTGCTATCCGTCCCGGCGCTCTGGCTCACCCGCGAGTCGAAGCCGCGCTGGCTGATGCCCGCGACCATGATCGCCGTGGTGACGGCCGCCGGTGCGCTCTGGATCCTGCAGCCGAGCAGCTGGACCTCGACGACGATGTTCGGCGCGGCGTTCTACACCCTGCGCGTGTCCGGCCGGCTCGCCGCAGGAATCGCGCTCGCCCTGGCCTCCGCGGCCATCCTCGTCTGGTCGATCCGCTACGACCTCGACTGGCTGAACGCGGTCGCCCTCTTCGCGATCCTCGTCGTGATGGTCCTGCTCGCCGCCAACCGCCGGAGCCGCGCGGAGCGGCTGGAACAGACCGAACTCGCGCTCGCCCGCGCCCAGACCGCCAGCGAGGAGCACGCCCGCGCGGCCGCTCTCGCCGAACGCGCCCGCATCGCCCGCGAGCTGCACGACGTCCTCGCGCACTCCCTCGCCGGTCTCGCGCTCAACCTCCAGGGCGCGCGCCTGATGCTGGTCCGCGACGGTGCGAGCGAAGAGTCTCTCGCGCAGATTGAACGCGCGCAGAAGCTTGCGACGGACGGTCTCGCCGAAGCACGCAAGGCCGTCGCCGCGCTGCGCGAAGACGCCGTACCCGTCGAGCGCGCGGTCTCGGACCTTCTCGCCGCGTACCGGCTCGACACCGGCTCTCGCGCCGACCTGACGATCGAAGGCGAACCGCGCGAGCTAGACGCAGCCGTCGGCACAACGCTCGTACGCGCCGTACAGGAAGCCCTCGCCAACTCGCGCAAACACGCGCAAGGCCCCGCCGTCGACGTCACGGTGGCCTTCGACAACGACAAAGTCGACTTAACGATCATCGACCACCAAGGCCGCCGTCCGCCGGAGCCGCCGTCGCCGGGATACGGTTTGCGCGGCATGGGCGAACGGGTCGCACTGTTGAACGGGAAGCTCGAATGCGGCCCTGGGGAGGACGGATGGCGGATTCAGCTGACGGTGCCGGCGTGA